The Coturnix japonica isolate 7356 unplaced genomic scaffold, Coturnix japonica 2.1 chrUnrandom524, whole genome shotgun sequence DNA segment TCTTATGGGGTCCAATATGGGCTTGGGGGTCCCatatatggggtcttatggggtcctatggggtccctggtCAGCCTCCATCCATAACATGGGGGGttatgtgggggggggggttaagaAACATGGGGGTATTtgggagacccccccccatatccccttatTGAGGCCTGTGTTGGATGGGGAGGACTCAGTGGGGTCCAATATGGGTTTGGGGGTCCCatatatggggtcttatggggtccatGGTCAGCCCCCCCATTACCTGAGGGAGGGGGCATGTCCTatatatgggaccctatggggtcctatggggtcctctGCCCCCACTACCTGAGTGAGGGGCCATGTCCCATATAGGGGGTCATGTCCCATATATGGGATCttatgggaccctatggggccctatggggtcctatggggtctctggtCAGCCTTCCCCCCCATCTTAAAGGGCCAGGACCCCCATAAGGGTCATAACATGGGGTTGGTGGCATGGATGGGGTCATGTCCCATATATGGGGTCATGTCCCATATATGGGATCttatgggaccctatgggaccccatggggccctatggggtcctctGCCCCCATTACCTGAGTGAGGGTGCATGCACGGACCAGCCGAAGTCCGCGATCTTGAGCTCCCCCTTGAGGCCCAGCAGCAGGTTCTCGGGTTTGATGTCGCGGTGAATCACCTTCTTGGCGTGACAGTACAGCAGCGCGTCCGCCAGCTCCTCCATCAGCTGCACAGGGGATagggggttatataggggggtatggggttatatgggattatatggggggtatggggttatataggggatatggggggatatggggttagatgggccttatgggggtccctatggggtccttatggggtcagatggactatggggtccttatggggtccttatggggtcagatggactatggggtccttatggggtccctatggggtcagatgggctatggggtccctatggggtccctatgtgtccctatggggtgatatggggtccctatgggtccctatggggtgatatggggtccctatggggtccctatgggctatggggtccctatggggtctctatgggtccttatggggtccctatgtgtctctatgggtctcaccGTGGCGCTGCGGGGCTCGTCCAGGCGCCGGCAGCGCTGCAGCTCCTTGTAGAGCTCCCCATGTGGATGaggctatggggtccctatggggtccctatggggtctctatctgtccctatggggtccctatggggacaGATGgactatggggtccttatggggtccttatggggtcagatggactatggggtccctatggggtccctatgggtccctatggggtcagatggactatggggtccttatggggtccgtatgggtccctatggggtcagatggactatgggtccctatggggtgatatggggtccctatggggtcgctatgggtctcacCGTGGCGCTGCGGGGCTCGTCCAGGCGCCGGCAGCGCTGCAGCTCCTTGTAGAGCTCCCCCCTTGGCGCGTACTCCAGGATGAGATAAACTCGTTTGCGGTCGTGGAAGTAGTTGTACAGACGGAGAACGTTGGGGTgactggggggggggcaccaaAAATAACAGTGTAAGGACCCAAAATTAACGCTATAAGACCCAAAAATAGACACTATACCGCCCCTATACCCCCCTCATACCCTCTAGgatcccccattgaccctaaataccccctatatcccccaaaggaccccatataccccctcTATCCCCCAAAGGACCCCATATAGCCCCTACACCCCCCCAAAGGACCCCATATAGCCCCTATACCTCCCCAAaggaccccatatatcccctataNNNNNNNNNNNNNNNNNNNNNNNNNNNNNNNNNNNNNNNNNNNNNNNNNNNNNNNNNNNNNNNNNNNNNNNNNNNNNNNNNNNNNNNNNNNNNNNNNNNNNNNNNNNNNNNNNNNNNNNNNNNNNNNNNNNNNNNNNNNNNNNNNNNNNNNNNNNNNNNNNNNNNNNNNNNNNNNNNNNNNNNNNNNNNNNNNNNNNNNNNNNNNNNNNNNNNNNNNNNNNNNNNNNNNNNNNNNNNNNNNNNNNNNNNNNNNNNNNNNNNNNNNNNNNNNNNNNNNNNNNNNNNNNNNNNNNNNNNNNNNNNNNNNNNNNNNNNNNNNNNNNNNNNNNNNNNNNNNNNNNNNNNNNNNNNNNNNNNNNNNNNNNNNNNNNNNNNNNNNNNNNNNNNNNNNNNNNNNNNNNNNNNNNNNNNNNNNNNNNNNNNNNNNNNNNNNNNNNNNNNNNNNNNNNNNNNNNNNNNNNNNNNNNNNNNNNNNNNNNNNNNNNNNNNNNNNNNNNNNNNNNNNNNNNNNNNNNNNNNNNNNNNNNNNNNNNNNNNNNNNNNNNNNNNNNNNNNNNNNNNNNNNNNNNNNNNNNNNNNNNNNNNNNNNNNNNNNNNNNNNNNNNNNNNNNNNNNNNNNNNNNNNNNNNNNNNNNNNNNNNNNNNNNNNNNNNNNNNNNNNNNNNNNNNNNNNNNNNNNNNNNNNNNNNNNNNNNNNNNNNNNNNNNNNNNNNNNNNNNNNNNNNNNNNNNNNNNNNNNNNNNNNNNNNNNNNNNNNNNNNNNNNNNNNNNNNNNNNNNNNNNNNNNNNNNNNNNNNNNNNNNNNNNNNNNNNNNNNNNNNNNNNNNNNNNNNNNNNNNNNNNNNNNNNNNNNNNNNNNNNNNNNNNNNNNNNNNNNNNNNNNNNNNNNNNNNNNNNNNNNNNNNNNNNNNNNNNNNNNNNNNNNNNNNNNNNNNNNNNNNNNNNNNNNNNNNNNNNNNNNNNNNNNNNNNNNNNNNNNNNNNNNNNNNNNNNNNNNNNNNNNNNNNNNNNNNNNNNNNNNNNNNNNNNNNNNNNNNNNNNNNNNNNNNNNNNNNNNNNNNNNNNNNNNNNNNNNNNNNNNNNNNNNNNNNNNNNNNNNNNNNNNNNNNNNNNNNNNNNNNNNNNNNNNNNNNNNNNNNNNNNNNNNNNNNNNNNNNNNNNNNNNNNNNNNNNNNNNNNNNNNNNNNNNNNNNNNNNNNNNNNNNNNNNNNNNNNNNNNNNNNNNNNNNNNNNNNNNNNNNNNNNNNNNNNNNNNNNNNNNNNNNNNNNNNNNNNNNNNNNNNNNNNNNNNNNNNNNNNNNNNNNNNNNNNNNNNNNNNNNNNNNNNNNNNNNNNNNNNNNNNNNNNNNNNNNNNNNNNNNNNNNNNNNNNNNNNNNNNNNNNNNNNNNNNNNNNNNNNNNNNNNNNNNNNNNNNNNNNNNNNNNNNNNNNNNNNNNNNNNNNNNNNNNNNNNNNNNNNNNNNNNNNNNNNNNNNNNNNNNNNNNNNNNNNNNNNNNNNNNNNNNNNNNNNNNNNNNNNNNNNNNNNNNNNNNNNNNNNNNNNNNNNNNNNNNNNNNNNNNNNNNNNNNNNNNNNNNNNNNNNNNNNNNNNNNNNNNNNNNNNNNNNNNNNNNNNNNNNNNNNNNNNNNNNNNNNNNNNNNNNNNNNNNNNNNNNNNNNNNNNNNNNNNNNNNNNNNNNNNNNNNNNNNNNNNNNNNNNNNNNNNNNNNNNNNNNNNNNNNNNNNNNNNNNNNNNNNNNNNNNNNNNNNNNNNNNNNNNNNNNNNNNNNNNNNNNNNNNNNNNNNNNNNNNNNNNNNNNNNNNNNNNNNNNNNNNNNNNNNNNNNNNNNNNNNNNNNNNNNNNNNNNNNNNNNNNNNNNNNNNNNNNNNNNNNNNNNNNNNNNNNNNNNNNNNNNNNNNNNNNNNNNNNNNNNNNNNNNNNNNNNNNNNNNNNNNNNNNNNNNNNNNNNNNNNNNNNNNNNNNNNNNNNNNNNNNNNNNNNNNNNNNNNNNNNNNNNNNNNNNNNNNNNNNNNNNNNNNNNNNNNNNNNNNNNNNNNNNNNNNNNNNNNNNNNNNNNNNNNNNNNNNNNNNNNNNNNNNNNNNNNNNNNNNNNNNNNNNNNNNNNNNNNNNNNNNNNNNNNNNNNNNNNNNNNNNNNNNNNNNNNNNNNNNNNNNNNNNNNNNNNNNNNNNNNNNNNNNNNNNNNNNNNNNNNNNNNNNNNNNNNNNNNNNNNNNNNNNNNNNNNNNNNNNNNNNNNNNNNNNNNNCCCCTATATCCCCCAAaggaccccatatatcccctatacccccctatatcccccatatatcccctatactGACCGTAGATGCGCCTGGATCTCGATCTCCCTCCTCAGCTGATGCTCCACCCCCTCCTTCTCGATTTGGGATTTGAAAAGCACTTTTAGGGCCACCACGAAACGCGACGTCCTCTCCCTGGCCAGGTAAACGTTCCCAAACTTCCCCTTCCCCAAAGGCCGCCCCACCTCGAAGTCCTCGATGCTGAACGTCTTCCTATAGGGTCACATCCATAATAAGGTCTATGGGGCATGAacaagaccccataggggacccatATGGCTCTGAGGACCCCCAGTgccacttatggggtccccagtgtcccttatggggtctttatggggtccccatatGGCTCAGAGGGTCCCCAGTgccccttatggggtccctatatggcTCAGGGGGTCCCCATGACACCCTATAGGGTCCTGTAGGTGTCCCCATATGGCTCAGGGGGTCCCCAATgccccttatggggtccccaatGGTGTCCCCATATGGCTCAGGGGGTCCCCAGTGcctcctatggggtctttatggggtccccatatGGCTCAGAGGGTCCCCAATgccccttatggggtccccagtgtcccttatggggtcccatgaCACCCCAGTgccccctatagggtcccaatGGTGTCCCCATATGGCTCAGAGGGTCCCCAGTgccccttatggggtccccatgaCACCACAGTgccccttatagggtccctatatggCTCAGGGGGTTCCCACCTCAAAGTCCTCGATGCTGAACGTCTTCCTATAGGGTCACATCCATAATAAGGTCTATGGGGCATGAacaagaccccataggggacctATATGGCTCTGAGGACCCCCAGTgccacttatggggtccccagTGCCCCTTATGGGGACCCCATGATACCCCAGTGccctttatggggtccccagtgtcccttatggggtccccatgaCACCCCAGTgccccttatggggtcccaatggtgTCCCCATATGGCTCAGGGGACCCCAGTgccacttatggggtccccagTGCctcttatggggtcccaatggtgTCCTCATATGGATCAGGGGGATCCCAATgccccttatggggtccccagtgccccttatggggtcccaatggggtcccCATATGGCTCAGAGGGTCCCCAGTgccccttatggggtccccatgaCACCCCAGTgccccttatggggtccccatggggtCCTCATATGGCTCAGGGGGTCCCCAGTgccccttatggggtcccatgaCACCCCAGtgccccctatggggtccccagtgtcccttatggggtccccatggtgtccccataTGGCTCAGGGGGATCCCAATgccccttatggggtccccatgaCACCCCAGTGCCCTTTATGGGGTTCCAATGGTGTCCCCATATGGCTCAGGGGGTCCCCAGtgtcccttatggggtcaccATGATACCCCAGTaccccttatggggtccccatatGGCTCAGGGGGTCCCCAATgccccttatggggtccccagtgccccttatggggtccccatatGGCTCTGGGGACCCCCAGTgccccttatagggtcccaaTGACACCCCAGTgccccttatagggtcccaaTGACACCCCAGTgccccttatagggtcccaaTGACACCNNNNNNNNNNNNNNNNNNNNNNNNNCACAGGCATTGCTTTGGGGGGGGGCACCCGTCCCGCAGCCCTTTGTAGCAGCAGAGCATCCGAGGGGGTCCCTGtgctgggtgggggggggtccttacAGGGAACCCTATGGGGGGCTCCgccctataggggatgggaGGCCATTAAAGTCAATGGGGGGGAACAGACCCCCTATAGGGGATTgtatgggggtcttatgggggtcctatggggttatatggggtcttatgggggtcctatggggttatatggggtcttatgggggcCATTAAAGTCAATGGGGGGGAATAGACCCCCTATAGGGGATTGTATGGGGTCTGTTCTATAGGGGATGGGAGGCCATTAAAGTCAATGGGAGGGAATAGACCCCCTATAGGGGATTGTATGGGGTCTGTTCTATAGGGGATGGGAGGCCATTAAAGTCAATGGGGGGGGAATAGACCCCCTATAGGGGATtgtatggggtcttatgggggtcctatggggtttatatggggtcttatgggggtcctatggggtttatatggggtcctatggggtttatatgggatcttatgggggtcctatggggtttatatggggtcttatgggggtcctatggggttatatggggtcttatgggggtcctatggggtttatatggggtcttatgggggtcctatggggtttatatggggtcttatggggttatatggggtcttatgggggtcaTATGaggtttatatggggtcttatgggggtcctatggggttatatggggtcttaagggggtcctatggggtttatatggggtcttatgggggtcctatggggtttatatggggtcctatggggtttatatggggtcttatgggggcCATTAAAGTCAATGGGGGGGAATAGCCCCCCCTATAGGGGATTGTATGGGGTCTGTTCTATAGGGGattttaatgggggggggttgttaCCTTTAGGGCGTACAATGTAGGGTTGATGTTCTCTTTGTAGGACATcctaaatgggggggggcaaAGAATGGACCCCAATGTTTTATTGTATCCTATAagcacccccacccccccataNNNNNNNNNNNNNNNNNNNNNNNNNNNNNNNNNNNNNNNNNNNNNNNNNNNNNNNNNNNNNNNNNNNNNNNNNNNNNNNNNNNNNNNNNNNNNNNNNNNNNNNNNNNNNNNNNNNNNNNNNNNNNNNNNNNNNNNNNNNNNNNNNNNNNNNNNNNNNNNNNNNNNNNNNNNNNNNNNNNNNNNNNNNNNNNNNNNNNNNNNNNNNNNNNNNNNNNNNNNNNNNNNNNNNNNNNNNNNNNNNNNNNNNNNNNNNNNNNNNNNNNNNNNNNNNNNNNNNNNNNNNNNNNNNNNNNNNNNNNNNNNNNNNNNNNNNNNNNNNNNNNNNNNNNNNNNNNNNNNNNNNNNNNNNNNNNNNNNNNNNNNNNNNNNNNNNNNNNNNNNNNNNNNNNNNNNNNNNNNNNNNNNNNNNNNNNNNNNNNNNNNNNNNNNNNNNNNNNNNNNNNNNNNNNNNNNNNNNNNNNNNNNNNNNNNNNNNNNNNNNNNNNNNNNNNNNNNNNNNNNNNNNNNNNNNNNNNNataggaccccatagaacccctataggacccccatagggcccataTAAACCCCGtaagacccccatagaaccccataagccctataggacccccataagaccccatataaaccccataggacccataaaagccccataggaccctataggacccatataaaccccatagaagccccataaGACCacatataaaccccataggacccccataggacccatataaaccccatagaacccatagaaaccctatgggtcccaataggacccatagaaaccctataggacccccataagaccccatataaaccccataggaccccgtAGGaccccatataaatcccataggacccccataagacccctataagccccataggatccccataagaccccatataagccccataggatccccataagaccccatataaaccccataggaccccatataaatcccatagGACTCCCATAAGACCCCTATaagccccataggacccccagaagaccccataaaacccctataggaccccataagacccatataagccccataggatccccataagaccccatataaccccataggacccccagaagaccccataaaacccctataggaccccataagaacccatagaAGACCGATAGAACCCCCGTAAgacccctataggaccccataagccccataggacccccataggaccccatataagcaccataggatcctataggacccctataagaccccataagacccatataaaccccataggacccatataaccctataggacctccattagaccccataagacccccataggaccccatataaaccccatagaacccctataggacccccataggacccatataagccctataggaccccatataaccctataggacccctatagtaccccatataacccctatagggcccccatataaccccatataagccccataggaccccatataaccccatataaNNNNNNN contains these protein-coding regions:
- the LOC107307256 gene encoding aurora kinase B-like, whose product is MSYKENINPTLYALKGGAPHRVPCKDPPPPSTGTPSDALLLQRAAGRVPPPKAMPVPYGVLFMPHRPYYGCDPIGRRSASRTLRKTFSIEDFEVGRPLGKGKFGNVYLARERTSRFVVALKVLFKSQIEKEGVEHQLRREIEIQAHLRHPNVLRLYNYFHDRKRVYLILEYAPRGELYKELQRCRRLDEPRSATLMEELADALLYCHAKKVIHRDIKPENLLLGLKGELKIADFGWSVHAPSLR